The Clavelina lepadiformis chromosome 3, kaClaLepa1.1, whole genome shotgun sequence region CGTATACAGGAAGCGCAACACTGCCATCGTGCGGCGTGACTCAACACCGCTGCAAGCAATCACACGAATGTCTTCCCAGGTCTGATCTCGTGCACATTGcgtcataattttatttccttTGTGATAATCTTGTCTCTTTTGGCATTCAGGAGTTTCCTTTGTGATGACGTCACGCATTGCATCGATGGATCCGACGAAGACGAGGAACTATGTCGTCATCCAGCTGACATGAATGAAGATCACGACTGCAGATTTTCTGATTGGTCAAAATGGACGCCTTGCTCCCACACGTGCGGAATGGGGCAAGAGTTTCGTCACAGAGGATTTCGTTctacgatgacgtcatcactaGAGAACACATGCGTGGGGCCTGTCCAGGCCTTCAGGTAGATATTCGTGTGTCGTCATCACATGAAGATGTCATCGCGGTTTGATAAGTTCAAATATTCCACAGACCCTGCTTCTTAAAATCCTGTCCACGTCACGGAAGCTGGTCGCCATGGCAACGTTGGTCTCGGTGCAGCCGCACTTGCGGAGGGGGAATCCAAGCTCGGAAAAGATTTTGCGACTCACCGGCGCCACTAAACAGCGGTATAGAGTGTCCGGGGGTTAACTTGGAGACAAGGTTGTGCAACCCCGGCCCCTGTGTGCCCTGGTTATGCTCCGGGGGCAAGATACTCCTGAACGGTACCGAATGCCCCGGGTTCGAGCTCTGCTCCCAATCTTGTGCTGACTTAAGCTCTGACGTCAGATGTAAGTCAGAATGTTTGCTACGTAACAATGAGGGAGGATGTTTTTGTCCGACTGGAAAGTATTTTCAGGACGGAAATTGCGTCACTCAGGAAAAATGCAGGTAAGACATagctgatgacgtcattacaACGTTGAAGTGCTACTACCTCCTTTTTACGACAGATGCTCGATAAATCGCGTCGAACATGATCCCGGATCGCGCGTTTTCATGAATGGGTGTGAATGTATCTGCACCAATGGGGTGGCGCAATGCTCCATGGAATGCAATCTTGACTGTGGTTGGTCGGCTTGGACCACGTGGTCTCATTGTGATCGGTGAGTGGAGCCGATTAGAACCAATCACctttcttcattttcaacgATTATCTGATAATTCTAGAACATGCGGGGTCGCAGGGTGGCGCCATCGATTTCGATCCCCCAATAACCCCAGCACGGTGGGCACTAGAGGTAAAAAATGCTCCGGAGGAGGGCACGAGACGAAAACGTGCTCCTACACCCCGTGCCCCCCGACGTGGGGTGAATGGGGCTACTGGGGGCAGTGCTCAAGTTCATGCGGGGTCGGGCGACAAATCAGGAGGCGACAGTGCGAGGGTGGGTCCATAGACATCGAATAACAATGTTCAAGTGTGGATTTAGCGCAGGACAAGACTCAGCTGGTTAACCTTTGGCGCCATTTAGTGGTCGAGCTGGTTCATTGACTTCATTTCTACGAATCTTTTTTTCAGTTGACGGTCAAAAGGCATCCACGTCGTTCTGCACTCTCGGAGGAAATGATGTCACTTATCGACAGAGCAAGATATGCACCAacgttgatgacgtcactgaGTGCAAAACATGTCTATCCAACATGGTATACAAATGCGTCAAGTGTCCACGAACATGCGATGACGTAAGCACTAACGTCACAAAAAGATGTTTGCAGAAGTGCGCGTGGACGTGCGCCTGTGAGGAAGGAAAATATCTGCAGGTGGGTGAACGTCACAAAGCATGATTCGCACATAACAATGACATAACAATATGATCTGACCAGAGATTTCCGCTTGCAGGGGAAAGAATGTCTCCCCCTCTCCAACTGCTCTTGTCACGTCATCGATCACGTAAAAAGCTCGACAGCCAATGAGAAACTGCAGCCAGGAGAAAGCTTCCAATCAGATTGCAACACGTGTACTTGTGTCAATGGAAGTGTAATTTGCACCAATGAGAGTTGTTCTAGTCTCACAGTTGCATCTTGGGAATGGTCTCCATGGAGCCGGTGGTCTCGGTGCAGTCGTACTTGCGTCGACATGTGAGCATCCTGACTGTTTGTAAAGTTTAGTCTGTATATTTTTACTCTTTGAAACCCTAATTGAACAAATGGCTCCTTGAAAGAGCTTCAAAAAAGTGTCTTCATTCAGCTCCAACATAATCTCCACTTCTCTGGGCGTGAAAACAAGATACAGGCAGTGTCTACCGAAACATGACGTCAGTACACATGACGTCACTTCCGGATTATGCGCAGGACCTCGAGAACAGTCGAGCCAATGTGGGCTGACTCTTTGCCTGCCCCAGTCCTCGTGGATGCCGTGGTCCGCTTGGTCCGACTGCGACAGGTGAGTCATAATCGCCATTAACTTCGTCATAATGACACTCATTATCATGTACGCAGGACATGTGGGGGTGGGGTTCAAAGGTCAAGCAGGAAGTGCAGAGATAGGAGCGAGTTGGGCAGAGTTACATGTGAAGGGAGTGACGTCAAGGTGGGATGACGTCAAGAACCCGATCAGGCAGTAGATCAGTGAATTAAtcggcaaaatattttatccaGGCGAGGGCGTGCAATCTGCGTCCTTGTAGGAATGAGAAGTGTCCTGCAGGATCAATCTTTGTAACGGAATGTCAGCCGCCGTGTGGTATCGGTGCGTTATCGATCACGGGGCATTACGTCACTTCTAATTTTAAAGTTGGATGTTATTACAGAAAACACTTGCCAACGAATGATAGAAGATACGTCATCAGAGAAGTATTGCAACCATGGTAACAGAAGCATTTGTGACGTGGGTTACTGTAAATGCATTAACGACCTCATGTGGCAGGACGGTGAATGCGTCCCACATTATCAATGCAATTGTAACGTCATGAAGAAAGTATATAAGTAGGTTGTGGTTAAACCAGAAGTTTcattgttttcgttttaatgGCGCACAAGGCaacgtgacgtaataatcCAATTCCAGGTCTAACTCCACATTCTCCATCGGCTCCTGCACCACGTGTCAATGCCGCAATGGCGCCCTCGTTTGTCGACCCAAAACTTCGTCGAACGGTTCTTCTGTTTGTGATGTCAACCAACCGTGCTATGATGACGCAAGCAGTGGCGTCACCTGGACGAGTTGGACGTCATGTAGCAAGTCGTGTGACGTAGGAGTGAGGAGACGTTTCAGGTTGGGCCCAGTAAGTGATGTCGATgtttgattatgacgtcacaactggCTTCTCTGTTTCCAGCGTCCCCCCCAACAATGGAATGACCAATCATATTGGGTCTTGGTGTCGTCATTCAAGTGAGCAACAAGAAGACTGTAATGTGATGTCATGCACACGTCATAATGCCGACTGCGGAGGTAGCTCATGGTTCATGGTTAACAAACTGTCTTATATTTTATTCAAGCCGCAGCGATATGTCTTTACATTTGATTGGTTTACTTGTCTAGGCGACTGTTACGTCCCTTCCGGCAACACCTCCGACCACAACTTTACCACTGGATGGGGCTGGTGGTCATCGTGGGGGGCTTGTAGTACAACGTGCGTGAGAAAATCAGAAGATTCGTGGCGTCATAGATACCGGAAGTGCTACACTGCCAACAACAGGTGATTTGTCTGCAAGAGCTTTGCTATTTTAAGCTATCTTTGTTCACGTAATAATATATTcttctgtgacgtcacaattagCTATGGTTGCGTCGGATCTGATTCACAAACTTCACTCTGTGATGTCTCTTTACTGCCATCATGTGACCATGATGAAATATGGAAGCAGTGGTCTGATTGGTCGGCGTGCTCAGTCACGTGTTCCGGGAAGGGCGCCTTATACCAGACACGGATAAGAGTGTGCAAAGGTACCCCTCCGATTCCGGCCCGGTCAAGTGCAATGGatgaaaatcttttatttttttactgacAGGGTCAGACTGTGTTGGATCTGGCTTGGAGCGAAAGTTGTGTCCCTGGCAGGGAAATTTAAACAACTGTTACAACGGCACTCTGCCGCCCACCAGTGACCAAGAATGCGCCAATCAGATTAATGGGAGTCGATTTGAACGTTGTGGGCCTGAATGCGCCACCACGTGTTCAGGAACACAGGTTGTGGCAAATATTCTGGATGGTAGAGACagcatcaaaatatttatgtgcTTGAAACATTCACAAACTGATTTCGATTTagatttgttccaaaacttgtcAACCTGGATGTCACTGCCCCCCTGggaaagttttaaattttggcgGGAAATCTTGCGTCGAACTGTCCCGGTGCAAGTGCTTTAGCGCCCTCACTCGAAAATACTACCAACCAAGAGAGGTGTGAGCATATATAAGATGTCGTTGTAGTAACCGATGACGTTTCAACAGCAATCGTCTTTGTGTCTTGTGCAGAGGTTCATTTTAGATGGATCCTTTCCACGTAACTGCAGCTGTGATGACGGCATAATACAGTGTGAGGACTATCGCACTACGTCACAATTATATCATTGGTCGCACTGGACTGCTTGTAGCAGGTTAGATTTCAACTTGAACTTGCGAATTACTTACAGCGACGTTCTAATCCGCCTCATATCCCTAGGTTATGTGGAAAGCAGGAGAGGTTCAGGTATCGCTCCTGTCCAATCAACGCCTCGCATTCCTATAACACAAGTGACGTCATCGGAAGAATATTAATTGGACCGCCATCTGCCGGCATCCAAGTGGAAAAGAGTCAGTGCCGAATCTATCCAAACTGCACCGAATTCTGGGCGAAACCATCACCGTGGGGGGAGTGGGGAGCATGGACGGAATGTACGTGCATGACGTCACACATGACAAGAAGAAGAGCCTGCAacaacatgacgtcatgcaaAGGACCGCGGATCCAGACGAAGCCGTGTCGGTAAGATCAAATGACGCAGTGGTCTGTTGCATTGTGGGATAATTCGCTACTTGTCATAGGTACCACGTGTCAAAGTGTGACGGCAGATGCCCTTCCGGGTTAACCCTTGACCCATGCCCTAGGTCAAACTGCGTCACATCCTGTTTTCAGCTGTCGTCAGAAGCACAATGCGTGGATTATAACGTCACAACAACAGGATCAGGTTTGTCAGACAGTGATAATCTTGCAGCTATGGTCAAAGTTAAACATCTGCATCACAGATGAATGTAAACAAGTGATTCTTACGTAACAATAAGATCGGCAGCGTCGTTGGGATAGATGTGTCCCACAGTGCACTTGTCCAGATGATCTTCTCATAAATCCAACCAACCAGGAAGGAGTATTTGAGTGCGTACCACCGGAACAATgttcttgttttctttttgacgACATAATTACTCTCGGTAAGTTTCCAGTCTTTAAATGGGTCATTAATTTGCACCCCGAGAATGAAATTGTGAATTTGTTCAGATGgaacaaacaaaatgaatgACGTCGTTTTACGAATCggtgtgaataaaacattccAAAACTCCTGCAAGAACTGCACTTGTCATCACAATGCTGATctaaattgtgatgtcatcaaaTCGTCATCAAATGGTATCTTTTTTTGCATTAGACATCCGACTAATATTGATATTTAAgagaatttacaaaaatttatcacCATCTTTGCTGCAGATTCGGCTTGCACATTAAAAGAAGAAAACAGGAAATGGAAACCCTGGTCCGGATGGAGTGAATGCTCTCAGTCCTGTAATAGCGGCATCCAGTTTCGGGTTAGAGTCTGCGAACATCCACCGTGTGCTGGCGCTAACGAGCAGGTGGGCACAAGAATGAGCATTTTacgaaataatttaaaatcaagAAGTAAAAATGATCTTCACTCCAGACCCAAAACTGCAACAATGACGTATCATGCAGTATGACGTCATGGGAAGCATGGAGCGCGTGTTCGAAGTCGTGCGGTTATGGGGTCAAATCCCGGTCAAGACAGTGCAGGGCAGGGCACCGGTGCGGGGAGGACAAGCTGctgcaattaagcaaatgttatGCTGAGTGGGTGACGTCAGGTTTATGTATTCACGGTGACAGTTAATATCCACGTCAAAAGATTAATGACGAAATAACTTTGCAGCAAATCGTGTCCACCATCATATACAAATTGGTCGCCGTGGTCCTCGTGTGACGTTTCATGCGGATTAGGTCATCAATTACGTCACAAGGAGTGCCGGAATTCAACCGACAGGCGAGACCTTGTGCAAATGATAATCCTTGAAGAAATATTATTGAAGGGATGACTAATTCTGGAATTTCTTTCAGCCTTCCGCAATATCTTTGTGAAGAAGGTTTACGTCATTCTGACGTCAACTCAACAAGTAGCAGGGAAATGAGACAATGCTTTGGGAAAGCGTGCAGTGATGTCAGAAATACGTCATACGGTTGGACGGAATGGTCTTCTTGGTCTCTGTGTGAAGGAGGTTGTGGGAAGGGAATTCAAAGAAAGTCACGCCGCTGTATTTCACACCGATCCGTGCCTAATAACACAGACGTGGAATCCAATCGCTGTACAGGTATTGACGtcaataattattattacatgGTGGTGACATCACATATCATGAGATGTTGTACATTTGTAATCATGTTGAAGAGTGCGATGATTTTATCAAGTCAATGTAACAATTATGAAAACGTGTCGTGGTAAATCTCTCAATGATAATTGGTTAATCTAATCAGGTGACCCAGTAACTCGCCGAAGATGTTCCTCACTGCCCTGTCCCGACCACTCAACTTCCGCCCTCTGCCCCCCCGGAATGACGTCAGAACGTTTATGTGACAATTGCTTACGTAACGATGATGGAATGTACTACCGCCAACCGTTGTCGTGCGTGGAAATGACCTCTGGTAAACCTCTTAACTGACCTTGACCTCGAGTTCAAACCACAAGTCGACAGTTAACGTCATAATTTCTTCGTTCAGGCTCAATTCTTCCTTGCAACGCCACCCAGTGTCGGGAGGTGTGTGTTTGTAGTGGGGGGAAGATCCTCCAGACGAACGCGGAGGAGTCGGCCCAGTGCGTCGCCCCCGCCCACTGCGAATGTCGCGATCAAGACCATCGGGCCTTTCCACCCGGCGCAAGGtggattgtgacgtcaccaaaccaAGCAGGAAACGTGTGCACGTGAGTAGTaatacgtcataattagtGTATTACGTCAGAGGTTACATCGAAACTCAATGTTATTTCGTCATCAGCGCCAATTGCTCTTGCTCTGCGGGCCGAGTCATTTGCGTGCAAAACCATTGTACATCACGTGATCTGTGTTCTTGGAGCGAGTGGGGCGCATGGACATCTTGTAACTCAAGTTGCTATGGTAATCAATGATTTCATAgtaacaaattttgacgtgTCAAAATTTTACAAGCGAACCCTTTGTAGATCATACGTCACCGACGGCTCGATTCCGCTTCAGAGCCTCCAATGCGTCATCAAACGCTGATGGTGTTTGTGGTGATGACGCAATGCAAGCAGAACATTGTAACGACATAATTCCGTGCCCAATCGAAAACGCGACGTACAACGTCACGAATACGTCATGCAGTGAGGACTGCCCGGAAATTACGTGTAGAGATAGCGAGGTTAAAAGTAGGAAGGAAGGAGATTGTTGTATGACGTGTCAGGCAGAGATTGGTGAGTTTATTTCACACCAATTCAATAAGAAGCAAGTTAGATATTTTCATTCCATTTCATTCCTTTATAAAGATGAAGGAAGTTTCCACGCATGCGCAGCTCGCAGCGAAATTAAAAACTTCTCATTGGACGGATGTGAATCACGTGATATTAACATCACATATTGCGCTGGATATTGCCATTCCTCTGTCCACGTGATTCCTTACGTAAGTGCCTTTTTAtctattattacgtcataatacatAAACGCACAGATAAAACATCGTCTTCTTCAGGCGCCATACTTTCACCAATCATGTGATTGTTGTTCATATCACGTGGACAATGAGCACCCTCATATCACGGTCACGCTTGAATGCGCCGATAAAGATGACGTGAAAATGAATCTCCCGAACATATCACGATGTTCTTGCGACTCATGCACTGGTGAGTGAAACCTCATGCTTTCTTCTCGTCATTATCACGTAATAAAAGATGGGATCACGAGaagtgaccgtgaacaaactcaccggcgacaactggtagtggacaactgaccggcaacaaattggccggcgatcaaattaaccgtgacgtaaattggccggcgatgaaattaaccgtcgataaattggccggcgatcaaattaaccggcgacaaattggccgtcaaaaggtcaaaattctaattcactatctagtcactatctagtcactatccaatttagtatgtgtattgcagtcaaggttgccactcgtagagttttttggccctttgtagggtgtagggtgaccctacgggtttttcacctttattcatagatttcctattgttacatgcattttcccggtctagacgagttgtttgatgagattatgaaacaatgcgttgtagcctatctcatgttgtaacaatggactcattgcaataacaatggacactttagttaagtaaattgtcagattgaagctgtacgtcaggactcccacggtcaatttacctcccggtcaattttcattccggtaagtctgttcccggttactttgttcgcggtcaatttacatcacagtcagtttgttcgcggtcaatttacgtcacgttcagttgtccccggtgagtttgttcgcggtcatatgtcgtggaaccataAAAGATGACGTTTGTGCAGAAGCGAGTAACCTGATGAAGCTTTCCGAGCCTTAGACGTCTCCTTGTAATGTCGCGATCCTCTTCATGACCTGAGCGTTGCCTTACTGgaatctttttttttttattttattatgacgtagtAAATGTAATCGATTTGTGACGTCTTCAATAAACGGGTTTGTGAAATCTCCACTTTTTCCTCCAACAATGCTGACTTCCAGCAATGCAGTgctctttgatttaagatcAATTAACTTGCTATTGGACTTCCAACTCAGCGGGTAAGCGACTCTGTGGCGCCACGTTGTGGGGAATGCAAATTAATGGCTCAGTAAGAAAAATATCAATACCACCAATCAGCCAATCACGGACAAGAAGGTAAAACTTTATTCTCAAAAAACGTCAAAACTTTCGCACAAACGCCTCAAACAGTGACTGTTTGACAACAATGCCAGGTGTTGCGTCACAATGGAGAGAAGGGTTCCATGGGTCACAACATATTGAGGAACTGGGTTGTATCTGGAAACAGAATCATCACGAACATCAGTTGTTGTAAACATTGCGAGCccaaaccaaaataaaaacgtaagTTGTCGAACAATTCTATCGCAAAAGTCTCCTCACATCGAAATCCGAGCAACTCGGATGTTCTAGGATTCAGGTCAAGGGTCTTGAATATCAGAGCCGAGACAGAACCGCGCGATCCGCTTTCCATGTTCCGAGCGATCTGACGTAATAAACGAGGTTTATGTCAACCACGTTGCCATAGGCAACACTACTCACTATGCGAAGTcagtgtttttttaaggtgttttgggggaccgaaacggtcccccaaatttctccagcggtttcccaaaatttggacttgcaactacaggctattttttggtatttaaatgaaacacttgcggtctcttaaaactacttagtggtcacccaaaccaaaccttaaaaaaaaaccaGTGCGAAGTAATCATAGAAATCTCTTGCTACCAACCACAACATTCGCTTGGAAATCCCCGAACATCCGAAATGACATGCAGAGTCCTGCCTGGACTGGTTCAAAATATTCAGTAATTTTCACTTCATCCACTCTGAAGCCACTTTTGGTTACTGCGTCTAACATCTGGAAAtgaaactttgaatgacagcAAAAAAATCAGTGAACACGTCATCGTTGATAAGACGATAAAGAAATCAAAACGAACGAACCAAATCCTCGAAGGGCTTCGCAAGTTTTCTTGACTTCGCATGATCAGGGTCACGAAGATAATCTCCTCTGCACAAAATATTCACATCTGTCACAGTTGCATCGAAGGGTAATTTCAAATTAAGCAAAAATCAAATATAGCCACAGGAGATATCAATAAATCATGTGATTCCAAAATACTTCCACCAGATGCGTTCCGGAAAACTTGACTCGCTGGCACCAGGAAACTTAATATCTTCCAATCTGATGAAAATCACAAACATGCCCGCTTCTGCATAATTAGTGTCTCCCTCTCCAGAAGTGGATCCTCCTCCTGAAGTGGAGCCTCCTGCCGTTCCAGAAGTGGAGTTTCCTCCTCCTGAAGTGGAGCCTCCTCCCTCTCCAGAAGTGGAACCTCCTCCTCCAGAAGAGGAGCCTCCTCCCTCTCCAGAAGTGGAGTTTCCTCCTCCCGAAGATGATCCTCCTCCTTCTCCAGAAATGGAACCTCCTCCTCCAGAAGTGGAACCTCCTCCTCCAGAAGTGGAACCTCCTCCCTCTCCAGAAGTAGATCCTCCTCCTCCAGCCGAAGTAGGGGCTGATTCAGTCGGGGCAGCGGTTGTGGTGTTCAGTGGAGGCAGAGTGGGTTTCACAATTGGGCCGATAGCTGTAAAAGTTCATCAAATAGAACAACTCATGCCGCAGAATACGAAGAAAAAAACCATCGCCTACTTTTCACTTTATAGGCCAACTCCCTCCAAATGGCGGTGCGTGGAACAATCCCGTATTTGACCGATCCACCCAAGATTCTATCCAGCTTACCAATTTTGATCACTTCAAATTTACCACCATGTTCCTGTGGTTATTGCAAGTGTTAGCTGTTGACATGGTGAAAGTGGACCTCAGCAATGCTATGTATCGCATGCACTGTGTAGGGTTAAACATAAGGGAACCACTTACATCCATCACATCAGCGTAGTACGCCGACTTGCACAAGTTACTGAGCACCCCAAAAATGTTGTTCCTTCCACCAAATACATTGCCTTTACGAATCAGGCAACTTGATGAGCAGTCGCACACATATGAGGACGCCTCTTCGAAATGTCCGTTGAGTTCACAAGTACATTTGActacaagaaaataataaagtgACATCTAGCCCACTTCATTTAAAACTACTTCACAGCACCTGCACTGAACTAATCGGTTAAATCTCTCCGGATACTTTGCTGGTGGTAAATCGTGTCAATTTGTTTAAACAGGTAAATTAACTGTATTCTTAACACgttataaaattgttaaaagtttCTTTCCCTATCTGCGAAAGCATATTCTAGTTTCTTAACACTGAGAAGAAAAACGAGAACCCTGGAGCAAAGTATTAGCGTGGAATTCTGAGCATGAATAAAACAGATGGAACATCACTGGTAGTAACCATAGCAACAGCTGACCTTCTGTTTGagtcttgaaatattttcaatgcCATAGAAAACAGAGTAATTAATGTGTCTTAATGATGAAATAGCTCTGACATCACAATTACACAAGGGCGGCTACAAACACGCACGAAAAATACTTGCTGTGGATATTCTTGAGCCGTATTAATTATTCAAGCTCAAACAAAGATTGGACTCGCACCTGTTTTAAGCTTTACTGGTTCAGGCTTTTTCACGGTCTCCGGCGCTTCTTCGATTTGCAGCGCAACGGCTTTCTCAAAGTTTGGATTCGCTGCAACGAGATCAATTTAATCAGAAAGTTTAACTTGTAGGAGTTGAACAAAAACCCGATTCTACGCTGGTCGTaagcaaataattaatagatgGTGACGGTGAACAAATAATAGATGGTCGTGAGCAAATAATAGATGGGGGTAAGAAAATAATAGATGGTCGTGAGCAAATAATAGATGGTCGTGAGCAAATAATAGATGGCGGTGAACTTGTGCAAAATCTCATCGTTCCATTGATTCAGAGGAAGTTTGTTGACTTCACTCACAATTTCATATTATTCAAGGT contains the following coding sequences:
- the LOC143450710 gene encoding uncharacterized protein LOC143450710 isoform X2 codes for the protein MDTDYDAPPVPSSGPQDEPSTSAKKRFRDAAKSPQLRKKNIVSAGTSAKQPQKVATARQKNSCSRDRLIFFFGGLTAIILIGVVLVIVFGLEKLPDYEVVQSQFNGEVQFEELDGEFVKWSSDMNSVYSGNSQKLISSVEPKIISAFREEGVVVDAIVFNKLTPSEPKIVRRNEKITSGRSVVEGRTEEVAYVEKTYLGVQTITADYETLAKPSDNAAVFGSIQPNQWPKVARSLSSRMASKGVKASMKKMRANPNFEKAVALQIEEAPETVKKPEPVKLKTVKCTCELNGHFEEASSYVCDCSSSCLIRKGNVFGGRNNIFGVLSNLCKSAYYADVMDEHGGKFEVIKIGKLDRILGGSVKYGIVPRTAIWRELAYKVKTIGPIVKPTLPPLNTTTAAPTESAPTSAGGGGSTSGEGGGSTSGGGGSTSGGGGSISGEGGGSSSGGGNSTSGEGGGSSSGGGGSTSGEGGGSTSGGGNSTSGTAGGSTSGGGSTSGEGDTNYAEAGMFVIFIRLEDIKFPGASESSFPERIWWKGDYLRDPDHAKSRKLAKPFEDLMLDAVTKSGFRVDEVKITEYFEPVQAGLCMSFRMFGDFQANVVIARNMESGSRGSVSALIFKTLDLNPRTSELLGFRYTTQFLNML
- the LOC143450710 gene encoding uncharacterized protein LOC143450710 isoform X1; its protein translation is MDTDYDAPPVPSSGPQDEPSTSAKKRFRDAAKSPQLRKKNIVSAVTGTSAKQPQKVATARQKNSCSRDRLIFFFGGLTAIILIGVVLVIVFGLEKLPDYEVVQSQFNGEVQFEELDGEFVKWSSDMNSVYSGNSQKLISSVEPKIISAFREEGVVVDAIVFNKLTPSEPKIVRRNEKITSGRSVVEGRTEEVAYVEKTYLGVQTITADYETLAKPSDNAAVFGSIQPNQWPKVARSLSSRMASKGVKASMKKMRANPNFEKAVALQIEEAPETVKKPEPVKLKTVKCTCELNGHFEEASSYVCDCSSSCLIRKGNVFGGRNNIFGVLSNLCKSAYYADVMDEHGGKFEVIKIGKLDRILGGSVKYGIVPRTAIWRELAYKVKTIGPIVKPTLPPLNTTTAAPTESAPTSAGGGGSTSGEGGGSTSGGGGSTSGGGGSISGEGGGSSSGGGNSTSGEGGGSSSGGGGSTSGEGGGSTSGGGNSTSGTAGGSTSGGGSTSGEGDTNYAEAGMFVIFIRLEDIKFPGASESSFPERIWWKGDYLRDPDHAKSRKLAKPFEDLMLDAVTKSGFRVDEVKITEYFEPVQAGLCMSFRMFGDFQANVVIARNMESGSRGSVSALIFKTLDLNPRTSELLGFRYTTQFLNML